The following are encoded in a window of Halosimplex halophilum genomic DNA:
- a CDS encoding LLM class flavin-dependent oxidoreductase: MDLGTGLFTCQRRPDDDRSYEAIYDELLELGAAIDDAGLASAWVSEHHFADDGYLSGTMPALGALAAATDDATVGTCIALAPLYDAVRLAEDAATVDLLSNGRLALGLSIGYRDTEFENFGVPTDERVPRTEEAVALLRGAWSEGPVGVDPEFHDIDPETTVTPDPAGDPPIFLGGAAKPAVRRAARIGDGWCAPSSLSLEGVEKRVEDIRRVRDEEGLDGDFQVYVLAHGFVGDSREAAWEAMRDGYYYLQRRYAEWYEGEAIDELPAERRAELRDDAVFGTPDDVVAELERYREALGDDVHVILRTYYPGIGTDAMVDCIERLGEEVAPRV, encoded by the coding sequence ATGGATCTGGGCACCGGTCTGTTCACCTGCCAGCGCCGCCCGGACGACGACCGGTCGTACGAGGCGATCTACGACGAGTTGCTCGAACTCGGCGCCGCCATCGACGACGCCGGCCTCGCCTCGGCGTGGGTCTCCGAACACCACTTCGCCGACGACGGCTACCTGTCGGGCACGATGCCCGCGCTGGGCGCGCTCGCCGCCGCGACCGACGACGCGACCGTCGGCACCTGCATCGCCCTCGCTCCCCTCTACGACGCGGTCCGGCTCGCCGAGGACGCAGCCACCGTCGACCTGCTCTCGAACGGCCGGCTCGCCCTCGGGCTCTCCATCGGCTACCGCGACACCGAGTTCGAGAACTTCGGCGTCCCGACGGACGAACGGGTCCCCCGCACCGAGGAGGCCGTCGCCCTCCTGCGCGGCGCGTGGTCCGAGGGCCCGGTCGGCGTCGACCCGGAGTTCCACGACATCGACCCGGAGACGACCGTGACCCCCGACCCCGCCGGCGACCCGCCGATATTCCTCGGCGGCGCCGCCAAACCCGCGGTCCGCCGCGCCGCCCGCATCGGCGACGGCTGGTGTGCCCCCTCCTCGCTGTCGCTGGAGGGCGTCGAGAAGCGCGTCGAGGACATCCGCCGCGTCCGCGACGAGGAGGGCCTCGACGGCGACTTCCAGGTGTACGTCCTCGCCCACGGCTTCGTCGGCGACTCCCGCGAGGCCGCCTGGGAGGCGATGCGCGACGGCTACTACTACCTCCAGCGCCGGTACGCCGAGTGGTACGAGGGCGAAGCGATCGACGAACTCCCCGCCGAGCGCCGCGCGGAGCTGAGAGACGATGCGGTCTTCGGGACGCCCGACGACGTGGTCGCGGAACTGGAACGCTACCGCGAGGCGCTCGGCGACGACGTACACGTGATCCTGCGGACCTACTACCCCGGCATCGGTACCGACGCGATGGTCGACTGTATCGAGCGCCTGGGCGAGGAAGTCGCACCGCGGGTCTGA
- a CDS encoding PaaI family thioesterase translates to MDAESFFEEMPFADLLGIELTEIDEGHAEGRLPMREELSWHSERVLAHGGVTYTLADTVGGAALVSLVDRPVPTVDMRMDYLEAGTGDLTAEADVVRNGGDVGVVDVDVYAEGGDGDGDAHLASARGVYKTGEPE, encoded by the coding sequence ATGGACGCCGAATCGTTCTTCGAGGAGATGCCCTTCGCCGACCTGCTGGGCATCGAACTCACCGAGATCGACGAGGGTCACGCCGAGGGCCGCCTGCCGATGCGCGAGGAGCTGTCGTGGCACAGCGAGCGCGTGCTGGCCCACGGCGGGGTGACCTACACCCTCGCCGACACCGTCGGGGGCGCGGCGCTCGTGTCGCTGGTGGACCGGCCCGTCCCGACCGTCGACATGCGGATGGACTACCTGGAGGCCGGGACCGGGGATCTGACCGCCGAGGCCGACGTGGTCCGGAACGGTGGGGATGTCGGCGTCGTCGATGTCGACGTGTACGCGGAAGGGGGCGACGGTGACGGCGACGCCCACCTCGCCAGCGCCCGCGGCGTCTACAAGACCGGCGAACCCGAGTGA
- a CDS encoding GNAT family N-acetyltransferase: MEVRQARADDHEDVVAFTSDTWGDRFDRGDYIPEVFPEWVESDGPDQRTVVAEEAGRAVGVCQVVALSDHEAWAQGMRVADDARAKGVAEAMNDACFDWARDRGATVCRNMVFSWNAAGLGAARGVGYDPATEFRWAHPDPDVDARADANGASGLAATGDPDAAWSYWQRSDAARELAGLTLDPEESWALSEATRERFRAAADEQQVFAVQGPDGTRGAALRTREYERDTEAGGSERWVEYGVGAWDDVPAAQTLFAAIARDAADLDADRTRVLIPETPRHVSDAAYAGIAVSENPDFVMAADLTGRR; encoded by the coding sequence ATGGAGGTCCGCCAGGCCCGCGCCGACGACCACGAGGACGTCGTCGCGTTCACGAGCGACACGTGGGGCGACCGCTTCGACCGCGGGGACTACATCCCCGAGGTGTTCCCCGAGTGGGTCGAGAGCGACGGGCCCGACCAGCGGACCGTCGTCGCCGAGGAGGCGGGCCGCGCCGTCGGGGTCTGCCAGGTCGTCGCGCTCTCCGACCACGAGGCGTGGGCTCAGGGGATGCGCGTGGCCGACGACGCCCGGGCGAAGGGGGTCGCCGAGGCGATGAACGACGCCTGCTTCGACTGGGCGCGCGACCGCGGGGCGACGGTCTGTCGCAACATGGTGTTCTCGTGGAACGCGGCCGGCCTCGGCGCGGCCCGCGGGGTGGGGTACGACCCGGCCACGGAGTTCCGGTGGGCCCACCCGGACCCGGACGTCGACGCCCGCGCCGACGCGAACGGCGCGAGCGGGCTGGCGGCGACCGGCGACCCCGACGCCGCCTGGAGCTACTGGCAGCGTAGCGACGCCGCCCGCGAACTCGCCGGGCTGACGCTCGATCCCGAGGAGTCCTGGGCGCTCTCGGAGGCGACCCGGGAGCGGTTCCGCGCCGCCGCCGACGAGCAGCAAGTGTTCGCGGTGCAGGGGCCGGACGGGACCCGCGGCGCCGCCCTCCGGACCCGGGAGTACGAGCGCGACACCGAAGCCGGCGGCTCGGAGCGGTGGGTCGAGTACGGCGTCGGCGCCTGGGACGACGTGCCGGCGGCGCAGACGCTGTTCGCCGCTATCGCCCGCGACGCCGCCGACCTGGACGCCGACCGGACGCGCGTCCTGATCCCGGAGACGCCGCGGCACGTCTCCGACGCCGCCTACGCCGGCATCGCCGTCTCGGAGAACCCCGACTTCGTCATGGCCGCCGACCTGACGGGGCGGCGGTGA
- a CDS encoding SRPBCC family protein: MASQHTDRGEREQPADDRTGRSTSGTDTKRRGRAVRGVAGAGLVLYGLGKRSLRGVAAAVAGGWLLLRALRGRSEGGGTGGSGNWTAPREREREPEGAPPEALDVQRSVTVERPAEELYERWRDPETHERVWAHFAEVRAVGEDRQHWTVAGPRGVALEWDAEVVAADPGKFLRWKSLPGARVPNEGSVRFRSRGDAETEVTLHVRFDPPGGRVGSALAERFDLVPDAAAGTALRRFKSLVETGEVPTLEANPSARGAGDLV, encoded by the coding sequence ATGGCCAGTCAACACACCGACCGAGGCGAACGCGAGCAGCCGGCGGACGACCGGACCGGCCGCTCGACGAGTGGCACCGACACGAAACGACGGGGGCGCGCGGTCCGGGGGGTCGCCGGCGCCGGGCTCGTCCTCTACGGGCTCGGCAAGCGGTCGCTGCGCGGCGTGGCCGCCGCCGTCGCCGGCGGGTGGCTCCTGTTGCGAGCGCTCCGCGGACGCAGCGAGGGGGGTGGGACGGGCGGGTCGGGTAACTGGACCGCCCCGCGGGAGCGCGAGCGCGAACCGGAGGGCGCGCCGCCCGAGGCGCTCGACGTGCAGCGCTCGGTCACCGTCGAGCGCCCCGCCGAGGAGCTGTACGAGCGCTGGCGCGACCCGGAGACCCACGAGCGGGTCTGGGCGCACTTCGCCGAGGTCCGGGCGGTCGGCGAGGACCGCCAGCACTGGACCGTCGCCGGCCCGCGCGGCGTCGCCCTCGAGTGGGACGCCGAGGTGGTCGCGGCCGACCCGGGGAAGTTCCTGCGCTGGAAGTCGCTGCCCGGCGCCCGCGTCCCCAACGAGGGGTCGGTGCGGTTCCGCTCGCGGGGCGACGCGGAGACCGAGGTGACGCTGCACGTCCGCTTCGACCCGCCGGGCGGCCGCGTCGGGTCGGCGCTGGCCGAGCGGTTCGACCTCGTCCCGGACGCCGCCGCCGGGACGGCGCTCCGGCGGTTCAAGAGCCTCGTCGAGACGGGCGAGGTGCCGACGCTCGAAGCCAACCCCTCGGCCCGCGGCGCCGGTGATCTGGTGTGA
- a CDS encoding zinc-dependent alcohol dehydrogenase, with amino-acid sequence MRAVCWHGENDLRVDTVPRPALVNPKDAVLRVRASTACGSDLHVIDGLIPTMREGDVLGHEFVGEVVETGEAVEETETGQRVVVPSFIGCGACSYCHDDLWSLCDNTNPNAAMQEPVLGDSTAGVYGYTHAFGGYAGSHAEYIRVPHADVNCFEVPDELDDEQALFASDAWPTGYMGADFCDIEDGDTVAVWGCGGVGLMAQESAALMGAEQVIGIDRFPERLEAAREHAGAETIDYTAVDSVVDRLDALTGGRGPDACIDAVGMEAHGTGLAHRYDRAKQEFGLHTDRGEALRQAIRAVRKGGTLSVLGVYGLMDKFPVGVLMNKGITVETAQQHGQRYVPQLLDHVVEGEMDPSYLATHEFSLEDGPTAYRMFKEKEDGMIRPVFKP; translated from the coding sequence ATGCGGGCGGTCTGCTGGCACGGCGAGAACGACCTCCGCGTCGACACCGTCCCGCGGCCCGCGCTCGTCAACCCGAAGGACGCCGTCCTGCGGGTGCGCGCCTCGACGGCCTGCGGCTCCGACCTGCACGTGATCGACGGCCTGATCCCGACGATGCGCGAGGGGGACGTGCTCGGCCACGAGTTCGTCGGCGAGGTCGTCGAGACCGGCGAGGCCGTCGAGGAGACGGAGACGGGTCAGCGAGTCGTCGTCCCCTCGTTTATCGGCTGTGGCGCCTGCTCGTACTGTCACGACGACCTGTGGTCGCTCTGCGACAACACCAACCCCAACGCCGCGATGCAGGAACCCGTCCTCGGCGACTCGACCGCCGGGGTCTACGGCTACACCCACGCCTTCGGCGGCTACGCCGGCTCCCACGCCGAGTACATCCGCGTCCCCCACGCCGACGTGAACTGCTTCGAGGTGCCCGACGAGCTTGACGACGAGCAGGCCCTGTTCGCCTCGGACGCCTGGCCGACCGGCTACATGGGCGCGGACTTCTGCGACATCGAGGACGGCGACACCGTCGCGGTGTGGGGCTGTGGCGGTGTCGGCCTCATGGCCCAGGAGAGCGCCGCGCTGATGGGCGCCGAGCAGGTGATCGGCATCGACCGGTTCCCCGAGCGGCTGGAGGCGGCCCGCGAGCACGCCGGCGCGGAGACGATCGACTACACCGCGGTCGACAGCGTCGTCGACCGCCTGGACGCGCTGACCGGCGGGCGCGGCCCCGACGCCTGCATCGACGCCGTCGGCATGGAGGCCCACGGCACCGGCCTCGCTCACCGCTACGACCGGGCGAAACAGGAGTTCGGCCTCCACACCGACCGCGGCGAGGCGCTCCGGCAGGCCATCCGCGCCGTCCGGAAGGGCGGCACGCTCTCGGTGCTGGGCGTCTACGGCCTGATGGACAAGTTCCCGGTCGGCGTCCTGATGAACAAGGGGATCACCGTCGAGACCGCCCAGCAGCACGGCCAGCGCTACGTCCCGCAGTTGCTGGACCACGTCGTCGAGGGGGAGATGGACCCCTCGTATCTCGCCACCCACGAGTTCTCGCTGGAGGACGGGCCGACCGCCTACCGGATGTTCAAGGAGAAAGAGGACGGGATGATCCGGCCGGTGTTCAAGCCCTGA
- the gatD gene encoding Glu-tRNA(Gln) amidotransferase subunit GatD — protein sequence MNAGDRVRVDRADQTYEGVLLPSTTRDHLVVKLDGGYNVGVDRTEADVEVLESDAYDVESAQADSEQSTIEFDDDLPTVSLISTGGTIASTVDYRTGAVTAQFDAEDVLRAVPDLAGRANYRGRVVANILSENMTPDVWQDLAEAVHEEIEAGADGVVVMHGTDTMQFTAAAMAFMLDTPVPIVFTGSQRSADRPSSDNVMNAVSAVEAAKSDCAEVLICMHEDESDDRCALHRGVRARKNHTSRRDAFETVGAKPLGVVDYDTDGETEVSFRREHRERGETELDIDPDLDTDVELLKFTPSTDTAFLDALEGKSGVVLEGTGLGHVHTDWIPRIEELVEEGTTVVMTSQCLEGRVCDRVYDTGRDLLEAGIVEGEDTLPGTAKVKLMWALANVESVEEAMSTSLAGEINERSVPWT from the coding sequence ATGAACGCCGGAGACCGCGTCCGCGTCGACCGCGCGGACCAGACCTACGAGGGCGTGCTCCTGCCCTCGACGACCCGGGACCACCTGGTCGTCAAGCTCGACGGGGGGTACAACGTCGGCGTCGACCGCACCGAGGCCGACGTGGAGGTGCTCGAATCGGACGCCTACGACGTGGAATCGGCCCAGGCCGACAGCGAACAGTCGACCATCGAGTTCGACGACGACCTGCCCACGGTGTCGCTCATCTCGACGGGCGGCACCATCGCCTCGACGGTCGACTACCGCACCGGCGCCGTCACCGCGCAGTTCGACGCCGAGGACGTGCTCCGCGCCGTCCCGGACCTCGCCGGACGGGCCAACTACCGCGGCCGCGTCGTCGCGAACATCCTCTCGGAGAACATGACGCCCGACGTGTGGCAGGACCTGGCCGAGGCCGTCCACGAGGAGATCGAGGCCGGCGCCGACGGCGTCGTCGTCATGCACGGCACCGACACGATGCAGTTCACCGCCGCCGCGATGGCCTTCATGCTCGACACGCCCGTCCCCATCGTCTTCACCGGCAGCCAGCGCTCGGCGGACCGCCCCTCCTCGGACAACGTGATGAACGCCGTCTCCGCCGTCGAGGCGGCCAAGTCCGACTGCGCCGAGGTGCTCATCTGCATGCACGAGGACGAGTCCGACGACCGCTGTGCGCTCCACCGCGGCGTCCGCGCCCGGAAGAACCACACCTCCCGCCGGGACGCCTTCGAGACCGTCGGTGCGAAGCCGCTCGGGGTCGTCGACTACGACACCGACGGCGAGACGGAGGTCTCCTTCCGCCGCGAGCACCGCGAGCGCGGCGAGACGGAACTGGACATCGACCCCGACCTCGATACGGACGTGGAGTTGCTGAAGTTCACCCCCAGCACCGACACGGCGTTCCTCGATGCCCTCGAAGGTAAGTCCGGCGTGGTGCTGGAGGGCACCGGACTGGGCCACGTCCACACCGACTGGATCCCGCGGATCGAGGAGCTGGTCGAGGAGGGGACGACGGTCGTGATGACGAGCCAGTGTCTCGAGGGGCGGGTCTGCGACCGGGTGTACGACACCGGCCGCGACCTGCTGGAGGCCGGCATCGTCGAGGGCGAGGACACCCTCCCCGGGACGGCGAAGGTGAAACTCATGTGGGCGCTGGCGAACGTCGAGAGCGTCGAGGAGGCCATGTCCACGTCGCTGGCCGGCGAGATCAACGAGCGGTCGGTCCCGTGGACCTGA